A region of Thermococcus piezophilus DNA encodes the following proteins:
- a CDS encoding DUF3213 domain-containing protein yields the protein MNPEKTLTKLDFRFGRITPEEARAKQYELLTDTRIWRAFINGFARNGYVVFDEEKLSREELIGKLKELEPEVTGEEHLTVADLIKSSHSWNNLLGKAES from the coding sequence ATGAACCCCGAGAAAACCCTCACAAAACTCGACTTCAGGTTCGGAAGGATAACCCCCGAGGAAGCCAGAGCAAAGCAGTACGAACTCCTGACGGATACAAGAATATGGCGGGCCTTCATCAACGGCTTCGCCCGGAACGGCTACGTGGTGTTTGATGAGGAAAAGCTGAGCCGGGAGGAGCTCATCGGAAAGCTGAAGGAGCTTGAGCCCGAGGTTACCGGTGAGGAGCACTTAACAGTTGCGGATCTCATCAAGTCCAGTCACAGCTGGAACAACCTCCTCGGCAAGGCGGAGTCCTGA